The Fusarium oxysporum Fo47 chromosome II, complete sequence genome includes a region encoding these proteins:
- a CDS encoding major facilitator superfamily domain-containing protein has product MALRNSISDEKDVEAIASHLDHANTAATNGGLSAEDMEFVANFPEEKKKKVLAKIDWRLMPMLAILYLVTYIDKANIGNAKIEGMLPDLGMNGEQYNIALSIYFIPYILAEIPSNMILNKFAKPSQYMATIMFIWGIVVVCTGLIHNFGQLCAIRILLGLFEAGFFPGAILIISKWYLPHETQTRVAILYTSAATGGAFSGLFAYAIAKMDGIGGQGGWRWIFFIEGIFTVVMSFVTWFLLIDSPTLSYWLTDEEKRYLVLRQASRRVTNSGEYREKTFDKGALFDVLKDWKAYLLVIMSWSNAAPNYGLKFSMPSIVKGMGFTSSNAQLMTIPPYLCGAISSYLLARFADKHKWRMPFIVGPQLCIIIAFSILMTKAEFIVQNLGVCYFAVCLACAGMYPILPGTSAWNIDNNLNPTKRAISIGFVTCAGTIGGIYGSYIYIDKEKPKYTTGYGASLGFAVAGILAAVTLETALVMINKKRSKISEAEVRSKYTEEELEIMGEKSPLYQYKL; this is encoded by the exons ATGGCTCTGAGGAATTCCATCTCGGATGAGAAGGACGTCGAGGCTATCGCCTCTCATCTCGACCATGCCAACACTGCAGCTACCAATGGTGGTTTGTCCGCTGAGGACATGGAGTTTGTAGCCAATTTTcccgaggagaagaagaagaaggtcttggcAAAGATCGAT TGGCGACTCATGCCGATGCTCGCTATTCTGTACCTCGTCACATATATCGACAAAGCGAATATCGGaaacgccaagatcgagggAATGCTTCCGGATCTTGGTATGAATGGAGAGCAGTACAACATCGCGCTCTCAATCTACTTCATTCCCT ATATTCTCGCTGAGATCCCTAGTAACATGATTCTCAACAAGTTTGCGAAGCCATCTCAATACATGGCCACTATCATGTTCATCTGGGGTATTGTTGTTGTCTGCACGGGTCTGATTCACAACTTTGGACAACTCTGCGCAATCCGTATCCTCCTTGGTCTCTTTGA GGCTGGCTTCTTCCCCGGCGCTATTCTCATCATATCGAAATGGTACCTCCCCCACGAGACGCAAACCCGAGTCGCGATTCTTTACACGTCCGCTGCCACTGGAGGTGCTTTCTCCGGCCTCTTCGCATACGCAATCGCCAAAATGGACGGCATCGGCGGTCAGGGCGGTTGGAGATGGATCTTCTTCATTGAAGGCATCTTCACAGTCGTCATGTCCTTCGTCACATGGTTCTTGCTCATCGACTCACCAACTCTCTCATACTGGCTCAccgatgaggagaagcgcTATCTCGTTCTGCGCCAAGCTTCCAGAAGAGTCACCAACTCGGGCGAATACCGCGAGAAGACTTTCGACAAGGGGGCTTTGTTCGATGTTCTCAAGGACTGGAAGGCATatctcctcgtcatcatgtCCTGGTCCAACGCTGCGCCCAACTACGGTCTCAAGTTCTCCATGCCCTCTATCGTGAAGGGAATGGGATTCACATCCAGCAACGCCCAACTAATGACTATCCCTCCTTATCTCTGTGGAGCTATCTCATCGTACCTCCTCGCCCGATTCGCTGATAAGCACAAGTGGAGAATGCCCTTCATCGTTGGTCCTCAGCtctgcatcatcatcgccttctCTATCCTCATGACCAAAGCCGAGTTCATTGTTCAGAACCTTGGAGTGTGCTACTTTGCAGTCTGTCTCGCTTGCGCTGGCATGTATCCCATCTTGCCTGGCACCAGTGCCTGGAACATCGACAATAACCTCAACCCGACGAAGCGAGCGATCAGCATTGGCTTTGTCACCTGTGCAGGTACAATTGGTGGTATCTATGGCAGCTACATCTATATCGACAAGGAGAAGCCCAAGTACACGACTGGATACGGCGCATCACTGGGATTTGCGGTGGCGGGAATTCTAGCTGCAGTTACACTTGAGACTGCTTTGGTcatgatcaacaagaagaggtCCAAGATCAGCGAGGCTGAGGTTCGAAGCAAGtacacagaggaggagcttgagattATGGGTGAGAAGAGCCCACTGTACCAATATAAGCTGTAG